In a genomic window of Gloeocapsopsis dulcis:
- a CDS encoding ATP-binding cassette domain-containing protein: MVAAKSQKPPTWALLWHMMLYQPRLCAIDSIIWVFGMGLPIVPGLLIREFFDTLTGNAPLRFSPWTIIILLLAIGFIRIAMIVLGRFTNTQLRFAVSSLLRRNLLDSLFSQPGAQPLFALDNTNKTVSRGEVISFFRDDVEQIEETIAWIGSLPGYGLIVLGSVVVLLSINVQITLFVFLPLIGIAAVVQYAETRLKQYRQASYQATQHVTGLISDLFTAIGTIKVTGAQHDVLNHFRTMNEHRRQTMLRDRVLTAMLESVFQNIGSLGTGGILLLASQSMSAGSALTVGDFALFVYYLSFITSFLDYFGRFMLLCKQSQVSFDRLATLLRDAPIQTLVAHHRLYLSVLGRQPTLPPIKQPKRNQNSHLHELTAFNLTYRYPGTDRGIHGINLKLVRGSLTVITGRIGSGKTTLLRVLLGLLPMEAGAIYWNGSKIDPSPHFFIPPRSAYTPQVPQLLSTTLGENLRLGLTVEEDQLKQAIALAAFEQDLATMPEALDTQIGANGMRLSGGQVQRVAATRMFVRQPELLVFDDLSSALDVETEKILWKRLFAATAWTPTCLVVSHRPTLLQRAERIIVLEDGRVQAEGKWDDLQDFSFLNT; this comes from the coding sequence ATGGTTGCAGCAAAATCTCAAAAACCTCCAACCTGGGCACTCCTCTGGCACATGATGCTCTATCAACCTAGACTATGTGCGATCGACAGCATCATTTGGGTTTTTGGCATGGGGCTTCCCATCGTACCAGGGCTACTGATCCGTGAATTTTTCGACACTCTCACAGGTAACGCTCCATTGCGATTTTCACCCTGGACAATCATCATACTGTTACTAGCGATCGGTTTCATCCGGATCGCCATGATTGTATTAGGTCGTTTCACCAATACCCAACTGCGTTTTGCAGTGAGTTCCTTATTGCGACGAAATCTTCTGGATTCATTATTTTCCCAACCTGGTGCTCAACCGTTGTTCGCCTTAGATAACACAAACAAAACAGTGTCACGCGGTGAAGTCATTAGCTTCTTCCGAGATGATGTCGAACAAATTGAAGAAACGATCGCCTGGATTGGTAGCTTACCTGGATATGGATTAATCGTGCTTGGTTCAGTCGTCGTACTCCTGAGCATTAATGTCCAAATTACGTTGTTTGTTTTTCTACCACTCATCGGCATTGCCGCCGTTGTGCAATATGCAGAAACTCGTCTGAAACAATATCGACAAGCAAGTTATCAAGCTACTCAACACGTAACAGGTTTGATCAGCGATCTGTTTACTGCTATTGGGACTATCAAAGTTACAGGAGCACAACACGACGTACTGAACCATTTCAGAACCATGAATGAACACCGTCGCCAAACTATGTTACGCGATCGCGTCCTCACCGCAATGCTGGAATCCGTTTTTCAGAATATTGGCAGTCTTGGCACAGGCGGAATTTTGCTACTAGCTTCACAGTCGATGTCAGCAGGATCTGCTCTGACTGTAGGCGATTTTGCTCTGTTTGTTTATTACCTGTCGTTTATCACCAGCTTTTTAGATTACTTTGGCAGATTCATGCTGCTCTGTAAACAATCTCAAGTTTCTTTTGATCGGCTAGCCACTCTACTGCGCGATGCACCCATTCAGACATTAGTCGCGCACCATCGCCTTTATCTCAGCGTGCTGGGTCGTCAACCAACTCTACCGCCCATTAAACAACCTAAAAGAAATCAAAACTCGCATCTACATGAGTTAACTGCCTTCAACCTTACCTATCGTTACCCTGGTACTGATCGAGGCATTCATGGCATTAATCTGAAGCTAGTACGAGGCAGCTTGACAGTTATTACAGGGCGCATTGGCTCTGGCAAAACCACCTTATTACGAGTGTTATTAGGATTATTGCCAATGGAGGCAGGCGCTATTTACTGGAATGGCAGCAAAATTGATCCATCCCCTCACTTCTTTATACCACCTCGTAGCGCCTACACGCCTCAAGTTCCGCAACTCTTAAGTACAACATTGGGAGAAAATTTACGGTTAGGACTAACAGTGGAAGAAGATCAACTTAAACAAGCGATCGCCCTAGCCGCCTTTGAACAAGATTTAGCAACAATGCCAGAGGCATTAGACACACAAATTGGCGCGAATGGTATGCGACTTTCAGGTGGACAAGTGCAACGGGTAGCAGCAACTCGGATGTTTGTGCGTCAACCGGAACTGCTGGTGTTTGACGATCTGTCCAGTGCTTTGGATGTTGAGACAGAAAAAATATTATGGAAACGGTTATTTGCAGCAACTGCTTGGACACCTACTTGCTTAGTTGTGTCACATCGTCCTACCCTATTACAGCGTGCTGAGCGCATCATTGTATTAGAGGACGGCAGAGTTCAAGCAGAAGGTAAATGGGACGATTTGCAGGATTTCTCGTTTTTAAATACTTGA
- a CDS encoding ABC transporter ATP-binding protein, translating into MLKIPLKQYGLLLATYLQPQRDRVFWVAITLLSSIGLQILNPLVLRYFIDTAIAKGAEQNLLLAACLFMVVALTTQILSVVATYFSENVAWTATNALRTDLVEHCLNLDLSFHQSRTPGELIERIDGDVNALSRFFSQFTIDVLGNVLLLVGILIILFHEDWRAGFSLTIFSLIALSTLILLRAYAVPYWANLRQAYAQFSGFLGERLAAIEDLQANGAIAYVMHQFYQILQQWLPIYHKARFAGTLLWSTSIGLFTLGNAIALAACAYLWQQQAITLGTAYLLFHYSNLLRQPIETIREELEDLQKAEASIHRIRDLLQVQPQLSMGGDQSLPEGSLAVTFENVWFSYEGTGNEEWVMGNGEISSNSSPTPYSLFSPPQLQNISFHLPAGQVLGILGHTGSGKTTLARLLLRLYDPQTGCIRLSDVAINSIPLADLPQRVGMVTQDIRLFQTTLRNNLTLFHPHISDDHILQTLNLLGLSSWFHALPQGLETYLGADSGGLSAGQAQLLAFARIFLKNPGLVILDEASSRLDPATEQLVSQAMKVLFQNRTGIIIAHRLATLQQVNKILILANGRMVEYGDRQTLADNPDSQFFRLLKSSSTEALV; encoded by the coding sequence ATGCTCAAAATCCCACTCAAACAGTATGGGCTTCTCCTTGCTACCTATCTGCAACCACAACGCGATCGCGTCTTCTGGGTTGCCATCACGCTACTTAGCAGTATTGGTTTACAAATCCTCAATCCTCTCGTATTGCGCTACTTTATTGACACCGCGATCGCCAAAGGAGCAGAGCAAAACTTACTTCTAGCAGCTTGCTTGTTTATGGTAGTCGCACTAACCACTCAAATCCTAAGTGTTGTTGCCACCTACTTTAGTGAAAATGTTGCCTGGACTGCTACCAACGCTCTCCGAACAGACTTAGTTGAGCATTGCCTAAATCTGGATCTGTCCTTTCATCAATCTCGTACTCCTGGTGAATTGATTGAGCGAATTGATGGAGATGTCAATGCACTTTCCCGATTCTTTTCTCAATTCACAATCGATGTTTTAGGGAATGTCCTTCTTTTAGTTGGTATATTAATCATTCTCTTTCACGAAGATTGGCGAGCCGGATTTAGTTTAACCATCTTTAGCCTAATCGCCCTGAGTACCCTGATTCTGCTTCGTGCCTATGCCGTTCCCTATTGGGCAAACTTGCGCCAAGCTTATGCTCAATTTTCTGGTTTTCTCGGCGAACGATTAGCCGCCATTGAAGATCTGCAAGCCAATGGTGCGATCGCCTATGTCATGCATCAGTTTTACCAAATTTTGCAACAGTGGCTACCAATTTATCACAAAGCTAGATTTGCCGGAACGCTGCTATGGAGCACCTCTATTGGCTTATTCACCCTGGGAAACGCGATCGCCCTTGCTGCTTGCGCTTACCTATGGCAACAACAAGCCATTACTCTGGGTACAGCCTACCTGCTGTTTCACTACAGCAATTTGCTCAGACAACCTATTGAAACGATTCGAGAAGAACTAGAAGACTTACAAAAAGCCGAAGCCAGCATTCACCGTATTCGAGACTTATTGCAGGTTCAGCCCCAACTCAGTATGGGTGGCGATCAATCTCTTCCTGAAGGTTCACTTGCGGTCACATTTGAGAATGTTTGGTTTAGTTATGAGGGAACGGGTAATGAGGAGTGGGTAATGGGTAATGGGGAAATTTCCTCTAATTCCTCCCCTACTCCCTACTCCCTATTCTCTCCTCCTCAACTACAAAACATCTCCTTTCATCTCCCAGCTGGTCAAGTTTTAGGAATCCTCGGACATACAGGCAGCGGTAAAACCACTTTGGCACGATTGTTGCTACGGCTTTACGATCCTCAAACGGGATGCATTCGTTTAAGTGATGTAGCGATCAATTCCATTCCTTTAGCCGATTTACCGCAACGGGTAGGCATGGTAACACAAGATATCCGGCTGTTCCAAACCACCCTACGCAATAATCTCACGCTATTTCATCCTCATATCAGTGACGACCATATCCTCCAAACATTAAACCTTCTAGGGTTATCATCCTGGTTTCATGCCCTACCTCAAGGATTAGAAACCTACTTAGGTGCAGACAGCGGCGGACTCTCTGCTGGACAAGCACAACTTCTTGCCTTTGCCCGTATTTTCCTTAAGAATCCTGGACTCGTCATTCTCGACGAAGCCTCATCTCGTCTCGATCCTGCCACAGAGCAGCTAGTCAGTCAGGCAATGAAGGTATTATTCCAAAATCGCACTGGCATTATCATTGCTCATCGCTTAGCTACCCTACAGCAGGTAAACAAGATCTTAATTTTGGCAAATGGACGCATGGTTGAATATGGCGATCGCCAAACTTTAGCAGACAATCCCGACTCGCAATTTTTCCGATTGTTGAAATCAAGTTCCACCGAAGCTCTGGTTTAA
- a CDS encoding glycoside hydrolase 100 family protein produces MTASQKRDELIQEARELLDKSILYYQGRPVGTVAANDPDMKALNYDQCFVRDFVVSAIAFLTEGQVEIVRDFLIITLKLQSHEKQMDDFRPGPGLMPASFKVKHVDGEERLVADFGEHAIARVPPVDCCLWWIVLLRAYVKATGDIALAHQADFQEGIKLILDLCLVHRFAMYPTMLVPDGAFMIDRRMGVYGHPLEIQVLFYAALRAAKELLLCDNNGEGYLNAVKHRLGTLGYHVREYYWLNLQRLNEIYRFTGDEFGHEVANKFNIYADSIPAWLTEWLPENGGYLAGNLGPGRMDFRFFALGNLMAILISLASEEESQQIMNLIEARWHDLVGYMPMKICFPAVEGADWRIVTGCDPKNRPWSYHNGGNWPILLWMLTAAAIKTNRQELAEKAIAIAEERISKDKWPEYYDGKNGRLIGKESRRYQTWSAAGYIAAKDFLANPALIELMSFDENPEFRAC; encoded by the coding sequence ATGACAGCTAGTCAAAAAAGAGATGAACTAATTCAAGAAGCAAGAGAGTTACTAGATAAATCAATTCTTTACTATCAAGGGCGTCCAGTAGGAACAGTAGCGGCAAATGATCCTGACATGAAGGCACTAAACTACGATCAGTGCTTTGTTCGCGATTTTGTGGTTTCGGCGATCGCTTTTTTAACCGAAGGACAAGTTGAAATCGTCCGCGATTTCTTGATTATTACGCTCAAACTACAAAGTCATGAAAAGCAAATGGATGATTTTCGTCCAGGTCCTGGACTAATGCCTGCAAGTTTCAAAGTAAAACACGTTGATGGCGAAGAACGCTTAGTTGCTGACTTTGGCGAACACGCGATCGCCCGAGTTCCTCCAGTAGATTGTTGTTTGTGGTGGATCGTCTTGCTGCGGGCTTATGTCAAAGCAACAGGAGATATAGCATTAGCCCATCAAGCCGATTTTCAAGAAGGAATTAAACTGATTCTCGATCTGTGTTTGGTACATCGCTTTGCTATGTATCCCACAATGCTAGTTCCCGATGGTGCATTTATGATTGACCGTCGGATGGGTGTTTATGGGCATCCTTTAGAAATTCAAGTTCTATTTTATGCAGCTTTACGTGCAGCGAAAGAGTTACTGCTATGTGATAACAATGGCGAGGGGTATCTTAACGCTGTCAAACATCGCCTAGGAACGTTGGGCTATCACGTACGCGAATATTATTGGTTAAATTTGCAACGCTTAAATGAAATCTATCGCTTTACTGGTGATGAATTTGGGCACGAAGTTGCCAATAAATTTAATATTTATGCTGATTCTATTCCCGCTTGGTTAACCGAGTGGTTGCCAGAAAATGGCGGCTATTTAGCCGGAAATTTAGGTCCAGGAAGAATGGATTTTCGCTTTTTTGCTTTGGGAAACTTGATGGCAATTTTAATTTCCTTAGCTAGTGAAGAAGAATCTCAACAAATTATGAATTTGATCGAAGCTCGTTGGCACGATTTAGTGGGATATATGCCAATGAAAATCTGTTTTCCTGCTGTTGAAGGTGCTGATTGGCGGATTGTTACCGGATGCGATCCCAAAAATCGACCGTGGTCGTATCATAATGGGGGAAACTGGCCTATCTTATTGTGGATGTTGACGGCTGCAGCAATTAAAACCAATCGCCAAGAACTTGCCGAAAAAGCGATCGCGATCGCTGAAGAACGCATCAGTAAAGATAAATGGCCTGAATACTACGATGGTAAAAATGGGCGGTTAATTGGTAAAGAGTCAAGAAGATATCAAACCTGGAGCGCAGCTGGATACATAGCAGCAAAAGATTTTCTAGCTAACCCAGCATTAATAGAATTAATGAGCTTTGATGAAAATCCTGAGTTTCGAGCTTGTTAA